Proteins encoded together in one Ictidomys tridecemlineatus isolate mIctTri1 chromosome 3, mIctTri1.hap1, whole genome shotgun sequence window:
- the LOC144376349 gene encoding uncharacterized protein LOC144376349, which yields MRIFILLSALALMLVPMAQTSPMQWWAVARAWPMPMPVHSNSSVLPTLFSTSCEMSAPCASPRGDQTHVFNQSQVNLTGVFCFGLQGDSCIRLRLKNLTNWEDPMQNSRVSIGVLTAVLQKLVQGVSSSSGTPSNETCLNTTTLAMVSEVLMPLTPSNGSLNATHFKASPYCTSKYTFPPIFTPCQDHSWEKHQVATGFSLSPSLKRYLFNSSNNNSSVGTGWSWYQWLISNERGATADISALAQLQGAKSWLYNISGRIEEDSGRGRRLKNITFNSQLSNATLPPTAVCVQAPFLFLLTNSTQTGMLNCANVSCYLSECWNGSWTVAVVMKIPTFVPIPVTADPDKFPIVELLRVCRDFGITAAIVTAVAVSAATAVTAGVAMASQVQTAATINQVVQQTSTILESQNKINQHILSGILAANQRIDILQAQLKELANLVLLGCVDQRAHLCITSVRFNDSKNASRIIGDYLAGNWSMTAEVMIQSQLTQIAVLNNTRVKPVTLGQFTNWIYSAFSFFKEWVGVGILGAVCCFGVILCLWFLCRLKARNVRDKAMIVQALATLKTGNSPQVWLAQLKQ from the coding sequence ATGAGGATCTTCATTCTGCTGAGTGCCCTGGCGCTGATGCTGGTGCCAATGGCACAGACatcaccaatgcagtggtgggcagtggcacgggcatggccgaTGCCGATGCcggttcatagtaattctagtgtcctccccactcttttctctacctcatgtgagatgtctgcccCTTGTGCCTCTCCAAGAGGGGACCAGACCCATGTTTTCAATCAGTcccaagttaatctcacaggggTCTTTTGCTTCGGCCTACAAGGAGATTCTTGCATTAGATTACGGCTCAAAAATTTGACTAATTGGGAAGACCCTATGCAAAATAGTCGGGTCTCGATAGGTGTCTTAACGGCAGTATTGCAAAAGTTAGTACAGGGGGTGTCTTCCAGCTCTGGAACCCCCTCTAATGAGACTTGCTTAAACACAACTACCTTGGCTATGGTCTCTGAGGTACTAATGCCATTGACTCCTTCTAATGGTTCTCTCAATGCTACTCATTTCAAAGCTTCTCCCTATTGTACCTCTAAATATACCTTCCCCCCAATATTCacaccttgtcaggatcattcttgggaaaaACACCAAGTTGCTACAGGCTTCTCTCTTTCCCCATCTCTTAAGAGATATTTGTTTAATTCTAGCAATAACAACTCCTCTgtaggaacaggttggtcctggtatCAATGGCTAATCTCCAATGAGAGGGGGGCCACGGCCGATATTTCAGCATTGGCTCAATTACAAGGAGCCAAAAGCTGGTTGTATAATATCTCTGGCCGTATAGAGGAGGATTCAGGACGAGGTAGAAGACTTAAAAATATCACCTTTAATTCTCAATTAAGTAATGCGACACTGCCCCCTACAGCGGTGTGTGTCCAAGCCCCGTTCCTGTTCTTATTGACCAACTCCACCCAGACGGGAATGCTTAACTGTGCTAATGTTTCCTGTTATTTATCGGAGTGCTGGAATGGTTCCTGGACTGTAGCAGTGGTGATGAAAATACCTACTTTTGTTCCAATCCCAGttactgcggatccagataagtTCCCTAtcgttgagttgcttagagtctgcAGAGATTTTGGTATtacggcagctatagtgacagccgtggcggtaTCTGCCGCTACAGCGGTTACGgctggagtagccatggccagtcaagtacaaactgctgccaccattaatcaggttgttcaacaaacttccaccatacttgaatctcaaaacaaaattaatcaacatattttgtcagggattttagctgccaaccaaagaatagatataCTTCAAGCTCAGTTGAAAGAGTTGGCTAACTTGGTACTTTTGGGTTGTGTTGatcaacgtgcacatttatgtataacctctgttagatttaatgattccaaGAATGCTTCCCGCATTATCGGTGACTatttggccggaaattggtccatgacAGCGGAAGtaatgatccagtctcaactaactcagatagctgtcttgaataacacCCGTGTTAAACCAGTaactttgggtcaattcactaattggatatattctgctttttccttttttaaagagtgggtgggagtaggcattttggGGGCAGTATGTTGCTTTGGTGTGATActttgtttgtggtttctctgtcgtcTCAAGGCCCGCAATGTTCGTGATAAGGCTATGATCGTGCAGGCTCTTGCAACTTTaaaaactggcaactcgccacaggtctggcttgcgcagttaaaacagtaa